The genome window tctttgtaaacgaaagtttaatgcattttaggaaggattgttccagtgcacctatacagccattgtagaggtgtgaggtgaaacaacaaacacccgaaaattctcggggcagccgcatatgtcaaaatttcagtcaaaaccgttctatttcatcataaacaatctgaaaacagggctttgagtgtaaaataccgaactctgtcctttaaacatggaaaagtcagatttgcatgatatgtcccctttaaaacaaaaatacctTTGGTAAGAATGTGCAGTAGGCCCTAAAGCAGTTGTAGACTTTGAGAGCCAAATGTTAAAATGATAAGttacactgtaaatgtttacttTGAGTTAAGCCAACAATAATACTGTATCTATCCCTATTTTACCGTTTCAGCAAGTATGGCCAGGCTTTCCCTCAGGGCAAAGAACCCAGACACTGGCCCTGTGTGATGGTATCTGAAACACAGATCGATTCGTTAGACAAGGGTTATCTCTTAATTTTACTGAAGCAACATTTAGTTTTTGTAAAACTTATATTCTGTTTGGCTTGCCATCGTTCCCCCAGTAATTAGACAGGTGGGTCATATCAAGCAGGTATGACACTGGCTTTGTTTTCCTATTGAACATCTTATGGCTGTATGTCGCATTGGAGAGGAAATAGAATAATAAGTGGATTTGAATACTGTCATGTTCAAACACACCCTTATGCTTCAAATCTCACCATGCTCTTTCACTGAATGAAATGGGTGCTGTGCCAGGAGGGGCATTCAAAGCTTTTTGGGATCCAGTATACAGGATATCAATTTCTACAAAGATAAAATTGTTTAAGTTAAACAGTAACAAGTCACAGGGTCATTGCGCTtggtaaatattaaatgtatttttgatctACATCACTCACTTTGTTGGTCCATTAAAAGTGGTGCGGCTCCCAATGAAGCCACTGAATCCACTAAAAGCAAACAGTTGTATCTGTAAAGAAAAACCCATCACGAAAGGTTTTACAAGTGACAATGTGACAGGGAGACATAACATAAATGAAATTCTCCCAATTGTGGAATATTTTTACTTGTGACACAATTCACCAACACCGTCAACTGGATGCACCAGACCGGATGAAGACTCTCCATGCGTGAGGAAGAAGAGCACTGGCTTATGTTTAGACAGAGCCTGTAGAGTGACACACATTGTACATTGTTAACACACTGTAGTAAAATGGGAATTAAcacaacaaataaacaaatcaaattaaaaCTTATTTTCCACTACCTGAAAGAATTACAATTCGTAAATGTATCATAGTACAAACAAATTCAATTTAGTGTCTAAACATTTGTCTGCTGGGCAATCATTGACTAATTTTGCATGAAATCCCATGGTAGCACCTGCTCAATTTCTGCATTTGTAAAATGTCCTCCAGGTGCTTTTTTTAAGCTGTGAACCTTTGCACCTGTTGAAAGAAACCGACATCTTTTAATTCATCTTACAATAGATCAATAGATAATGCATTTAAATAGGTCCAGTCCAGTAGACTGGCATTATTAGACTTAGAAGTATTAAACGCATGACTAATAATAAAGATTGTAAATTTTCTGACCAATTCGCTCAGCAATTTCTGCCACTCGTTCACCCCAGATTCCGTTGACTGCCACGAGCACATTCTCTCCGGGCTCCACAATGTTGAACACCGCGCACTCCATAGCTGTGTGACCAGAGCCACTCATAGCCAACGTCATGTTGTTATTGGTCTGAAAGGCGTACTGGATTCCCTTCTTGATGTCATCCATAATCTACAATAAAATGCGTACAAATTGCATATTACAATCTTACGTCATTCATATTTAAAACCAAAATTGCCAGCTCTGAGTGTAATGTGCGCAAAGATGAAGCGCTAAATGTACCCCAAACATTTCTGAATGCATGTGACCTATGATGGGTCTCCCTCCTGCCGCTAAAATACGAGGCGGCACATTTGAGGGTCCAGGCCCAAAAAGGTATCGGAAAGGTGCCTCGAGCGGCCGGAGCATGCACGCTGGAGGCGGGATGGTGACAGAAGACATTCCGCGCGTGGAAGAGAGCGCACATTCCAGAGGCACCTGCTGTGCCAAGAGCGCGCACCTGGATAAAACGGACCTCGGCATCATCTTACTTCTCGCTGCAGTTCGTCAGCAGGGCTGCAAAAGTGTACAAAGATTTGCGTTTGTCGAAGATTTTAAACAACAGGTTTTTGACCCCTGGAACACAGGGCAACCTGCGTCATATTTTTGCCAAAAATTCCCCCGCCCTTCATCTTCCAAACAAGGTATAACGGACCGTCCGGAGGTAGATAGCAGGAGCAAGAGAGCAAAACGGAAAAGGGTTGTAATGATACAGACAAATATATCCAATAATTATTATGAAACGCAATGTTTTTGTTCGTCGTTGTTCAATACTTTAAACAATTAATCTAATTTCACACAGCAGTTAACGACATGTGTTTATCTTAAATTTTTCACATAGGTCAGCTGACATGCAATGAGTGGATTTCAGTGCTGTATTGCAAAGCCTATTTAAAGTGTAATTACTATAGATTAAAGCTTGATACTTACAGTGATCAAATAAAGCTTCTAGGAATATCTACTTTACATTtagtagaaaaaacaaataagtaCATATAAAAAAACTAGAATGGTTCACCACAACATAATTTGCCCATATATCCTTTAGGATTATCACAAACTGTGCAAAACTACCCGGCTCCTAAttttaacattgagacaaaaaAATCACTAAACTAAGTTTGTTTTGGTGCATCATTACTTGTAATGTGCTCTATTGATTCATTCATTCCCTACTTGTTTACGTACCTCCTGGGGAGGAGTGTCTACCTCAATAGAGTGGATTGGTCaatgtgaacacacacacacatacacatactgaCATGTTTAACATTTACCCACATACGTAGTACAGCTCGTGGCATTGTATCAATGGACCATGTACATATAAAAAACCTTGAGCTATTAGTTTGATTTGGggttaaaatgttacattaactaattatgtttttgaaagatttacaaaatgtttaactccatgTGGTTTCAGATGGGTAATTTTATCACCCGTCTGGCTTTAAAGGGTTCTTAGCTATCTGGTTTAAaatcgtaatttttttattcagtcATAGTCAGGTAATGAAGCTGTCTAGTGAGCAGGCATCTGCTTAATACTATATGTAATAAAGTAAATTACATTGAGTTTACTTTGTGCATCAAATGATATTTATAAACGTTCAGTTATGATtgttatttaacatttataaaactatctATCACCATAATAAGCCTTCAAGATGACTAGATCATGCTGTTCCCAAAATGCTTACTCTGTACAAAAAGTACTTGATCGGAACATAGTGATTGTTCAGGAGGGGAGGATGCTGATGTCAGAGCAGGGACTTTGACCAGAGCTCCAGCCCCCATCACTCATCCAGCAGTCAATAATTAGTCCACACAGTAAATAAGTGTAAGGCTGATGTTTACCCTTGTGTGCCCTTTGCACTGTGGTGGGGCTCAACACCCACTTTAGGAAATCGTCCACATGATGTGACAGAGTATAAGGCTCTTGCCAAGCTTTTATGAAAGACACCATGTGACATCTATTGACTAATAGAGTAGTACGTACAGACAGGACTGAACTTGACCCCAACCAATTGTAAAAGTGTTCGGCTGTCTCactgacatttatctggatattaAAAACCTATTGGTCTGGATTATGCTGTTTGCCCAGCAGATGGGACTATTCTACCTAAAATATTTCAATTAATTGAAGAATTGTAATAGACCTAAATTTGTTTCAAACTGTGGGTCAGGACCCACCATGGGTTTCACAGTGGGATAAGGTGGGTTGCGCAAAAAAAGTCACTCTGCTATCATGGTGaatgacacacacaaaaaaagttcAAGTTTAGTTCAATTAATGACTCGAAATAACTTTGTTACGATGTATcataacttatttttaatttgaattaaACTTGCATTTCATGAATAAAATGACAAGGAAAATTAAAAAACTACTTCATTAAAATGTGTAtttccatttaaaaatatgttggtgGATAGATTATAACTAGCCTATTTGAGTGAAACTTTGCGAACCACTGTCTTAGTGTATGCTAGAAAACATTACATTTCAAATGTAACTGTAaaggttttgtcttgtgttctgTTTGTATTATGTTGttaggtcttttattttgaagtcatgtctctgaccttttattttgaagtcatgtcacacttcactattcacttcctgtttgttttgtatAAAGCCTGTTCTCACAACCAGACAATCTGCAAAGTATTGTATGTGTAACAGCTCCTGTTTCATGGTTCTGTTTTCTTGTTCATGGTTTTGACCCTTGCCTGTTTTTTGGATTACGTTTTTGGATTGccctttggatttgtttgcttgcCCGTTTGagattttacaataaaacctCTTTGCATTTGGATTCGTCTCTCTTCCGCTTTATTTAAGCAGCCCACGTTACAGTAACATTATTTTATGTGTAATAAATCTTGCTTAATTTCagaataattttaattttgcttTACAAACACAAATTCACAGCTCTATGATTTTCCTAATCAAATATTTCTGATACAGTCTAATCTTTTTCACAGCAGTATGTagtttatgtaaggaataattgacaacaggCACCGTGGGTgtgtattattttcaaataattcaaaggaccgaagtcaattattccgcttatacggttaccacaaacattgctctggtgcctttttttaattctttaagattttttttaagatttaaaaagttaggtgtgcggttatcgaaaaataatgcatacccatggaacatttttcaaccaatcagaatacagcattgaacagacccgtggtataaataaatatatacaagaatcttgtttttaaaaacctttaaaatcaTGTGATAGAACGCACTGTTAAAAGTCTGTTTAATGATTTAGACTCTCTTTGTGTAAGATCAACTGGAAGCTTTAACTCTCATAATGGGTACATTCAGTGAGGTTTGTGTTTAGATACAAACCCTGCTGGCTAAGCTCTGAACTGAAATCAACCTGACCTGTATTTTTAACACTGTGGTTTATATTTGAAGGCATGAGGGCTAATCCATGACTGTAGTCTTTTTAACAGCCTCCTGTCATGCTATTATTCCATCTCTGCCCTTCCCTCCCTCCTCTCTGCTCTCTCTTATTTTCTCCCTCCCCCTCCCACTCCCTGTGCTGCATCAGTGCCGCTTGCTCCCACACTGATGATGTCATCAGCATCTCACGGCTGATCAGCATCCTCCATAAGAGCCATTTTGTGTTAGGCTAAAGAAAGACTTTCTCTCTTGCTCCCTCAACACATCCCCACCTCAATTAACCCCTCCCTCTACTGGACTCATTATAGCCTGCATCCTTTTTTCCTGACGCACCACTGCGTACCAGGCCCTGCAAAGCCAGACTCTCTGTGTCTGATGGTCTGGCCAGGGGGGGCTCCACCTGCATTGATGTTGCTGCCGAACTAGGGAGAGGCTGGGAGCCTACAGGAAAAAAATAAGACTTGGGAAAGGAAGAGGACAGTGTATCCAATAAGCAGACTTGATGGAATAACCTACTGCTGTCTAGAAAAGGACATTGCTATCAGGAATCGGGTAGGTGTGGATTTTTGTTTTGCTGGTGTTATTTGTGGTTTCCATTATGTGATTTTCATGTCTGTTGTGAGAATAAGGAGGGTGGTGCACTGTTTCACTGTCATGGTGTCTGGAAAGCCACACCAAGGCTGGAATAGAAAAACAGTTACAGTAGAAGAAGGACAAAAAGTGCTTTTAAAATCTggatatttttaaatcaaaatttgTCTTTAAAGAGTGGTTGCGTTTGAAATTTGATCCTGTACTGCCTAATTTAAGTTTTTCCATAATATAAATGTCACTTTTCCATTTTGTTTTGCATCATTGTACATTTATTGATGGTTGTACTATTTAATTTCAATTACATGTATTTACAATGCTAAAAGATTCATTTCCGCCTGTTTATGTTGTCAGGGTGAGGCCACATAAAAATCTAGGCCTTATTCAAACGCATTCACTTTGAGAAGCGACCAGGGTGAATGTTATGGTCGGAACGGCGgcttaaattattattaaaaaaatagcacaacaataaaaaatattttgcaaatgCTGTACTAATGTCTGACAGCGCGCATCATATCGTTTCTATCAGAAAGGCGATATAAAAAGCATGTTTTCCTGTGACTTGAGGAAATATTTCCATAGTAACAGACGCGTCATATTTTTACACCCTATCTGCACTTCCAGCGACGCGAAAACTAAACCGCGACCATTATAATAAACAAATCTATCTGCAATAGAAATGTCGATTATAAAGCAGTGCAGAATTGGTTAATAGGAGTCTAGTTTGCCGCGTTGCTCGTGAGATGTGTCGATGGCGGGTACTGCATCCATGCGTACAGGTACGCAGCTGGtaatcaaatataaataaatgaggTACATATTTATATAAGATAATCTTGTTGTTTGACAGCTAACGTTACTTGTTATCCGTAGTTTGGTTTATGACAGCTAAATGGCTTCATGGCGTTTGTTTTGCTTGGTGGGTTGTAGCTGACGCAAATCGTCCATCACAGCTGATGTCCTGTGGATGATGCTGACAGTTAGGGCAGCCATTTTCACTGTACACTAAACGGGCTCTGGTAAACAACATTTGGTTTATGCACTGTATTCTGTACAGACAACTATTGTTTAATGACACAATTTGGTTAGTCATTTTGTGGACACAGTGTATTAAACAATTGTGTAAGGCGTTGCTGTGACTATACAGGCACAATAAATTTGAAACATttctatatttaaataattggAAATTGAATGTGGatgaaaaacaataaactgccaatGAATAagatcattttaatttaatttattaataaataaaaaagtagcctttacatttaaatgagCCCAACTTTTTTCGGTAACTGTTTTCCTTAGGTTTGGCACTTTTTTCCACTAATATGGTTTATTTCAAATCCAAGTCTTATTTCAAAAGTTGAAAACCAGGACACCTGAcatgattttattatttgtaGCATTTTCTgctattaaaaaatatacatctTTACATGTCATTCTTtttgtatataatataatatgtgAAATATATGTTTGTAGTATGTGGTCTATTTAGAAGCAATACATCAAATGAGAGTATCAGGTCATGTGACACAGCAATATCCTTGTATGACAACGGTGGTGTTAGTGAAAGTGACGCAATAACCAGTGTAAGGTAACCCAAACTTgtaatgtgacctctgcatttaacccatctgGTGTGCCAGGGAGCAAAAGGGGACAATTGCCCTGATCAAGGGCACTTCAGTCACAACCTGCCAGCCATGAGCCAGAACCGGCAACTCTCGTGTTACAAGCCATACTCTCTAACCATGCTTCCAAACATTAAAGGCGCAATATGTCATTTTTGCCACTAGAGCTtgttaaacaacaacaacaacggcATAGCTTAATGATGCTTTAAAAATGTGTGAAACAATCAGAGATATAGTTTTCACTAGGGATGCCACAATTCTTAATATAATATTGAACCGTTTTGTTCGACCCACACGGTCCAATACGCGTAAATGTAAATTGCGTTTTTCAGTTTATCCATCCAAATCTGTCCATTTTATATTCCTTGAACTTTGGTTACTGTGTGTGCGCCCGCATGATCTGTGCGCTGGGATATATAGCTTAAACGCCTTACAGCGAGTTGATCTCCATCAGTCACTATGCGCTAGCTGCTTTAACACTGCTTGCAATgctggtgtcagatttcattcgcgcacacacacaacatgGTGAGCAGAGAAGTCCTACAACAAAAAGAGGTTTGTGGTGTGGATTAATTATTTgtacgagtagattacatacaacatcaatgtaaagatgGGTCAATGCGAATTATGCAAACTGGGCTTTGTTTTTGCCACAAACGCAcgttatttgcctcaaacacgtcttcTGCGCAAGAAAAAGTTTAAATCAAGAAGGCAATTCATATGATGCTAAGGAAAATCTCACCAGTAATCTTGACGCTTTTTTTGGTTTCTTCACAGCATAGAATGATGTTGGACTTAATAGTAGTGCAGTAAGGTATAGCCTTGATTTACAATGTAAAGTTTAATTAACTAAGTATAGGTATATAAAATGGCCAATTTTTGTTgacgtgtttattttcaaaatgtaaGAATTCACGTGTTCCCCAGTTTGACTATAACTtttatatatctttatttaattatatcttatatttttttatcaatacACTAGAAATGTGTAagattatttttgcatttacataaaataaagagaattgcattaaaatattttttttttgcttcataACATCTCACTGTTCCTGTTACCTAGACATagaatgatttaaaaagaagCCATCAGAACCGAACCGAAAACCGTGAACAAGAACCGAAAATTGTATTAAACCGTGGACTAACTGTATTGTTGCATCCCTAGTTTTCACCTTTAGTGTTGATAGCAATCGATCTGACAGGACTCACAAATCATGTTGATGGATTATGTAAAGAAATAAAGTTAAGCCCACAGTGTGTCTTGATAGAAGCCACAACAAATTCGCATGCTAGACGTTACTTCTCCCACGTATGGGACTGCGCAGATTGATCAGCATATGAGATGAGTATGGGAGAGTGGGGAACAACCTAAAGCTTTTTGACTTTGGCTccatcattcaaaaaatatttaagttagatgaataattttttacacaatcaacacacacatctctgctacaaatgaacacttaaat of Misgurnus anguillicaudatus chromosome 2, ASM2758022v2, whole genome shotgun sequence contains these proteins:
- the agxtb gene encoding alanine--glyoxylate and serine--pyruvate aminotransferase b isoform X1 gives rise to the protein MMPRSVLSRCALLAQQVPLECALSSTRGMSSVTIPPPACMLRPLEAPFRYLFGPGPSNVPPRILAAGGRPIIGHMHSEMFGIMDDIKKGIQYAFQTNNNMTLAMSGSGHTAMECAVFNIVEPGENVLVAVNGIWGERVAEIAERIGAKVHSLKKAPGGHFTNAEIEQALSKHKPVLFFLTHGESSSGLVHPVDGVGELCHKYNCLLLVDSVASLGAAPLLMDQQKIDILYTGSQKALNAPPGTAPISFSERACHKMFNRKTKPVSYLLDMTHLSNYWGNDGKPNRIYHHTGPVSGFFALRESLAILAETGLENSWRHHKEVAQYFWKGLEDLGLKLFIKDEDLRLPSVTTIAIPEGYNWKEMLAYIMKHHQIEFTGGLGPSVGMVMRIGLMGYNCNKANAAMALAALEDALKNCRKTKS
- the agxtb gene encoding alanine--glyoxylate and serine--pyruvate aminotransferase b isoform X2, whose translation is MDDIKKGIQYAFQTNNNMTLAMSGSGHTAMECAVFNIVEPGENVLVAVNGIWGERVAEIAERIGAKVHSLKKAPGGHFTNAEIEQALSKHKPVLFFLTHGESSSGLVHPVDGVGELCHKYNCLLLVDSVASLGAAPLLMDQQKIDILYTGSQKALNAPPGTAPISFSERACHKMFNRKTKPVSYLLDMTHLSNYWGNDGKPNRIYHHTGPVSGFFALRESLAILAETGLENSWRHHKEVAQYFWKGLEDLGLKLFIKDEDLRLPSVTTIAIPEGYNWKEMLAYIMKHHQIEFTGGLGPSVGMVMRIGLMGYNCNKANAAMALAALEDALKNCRKTKS